One window of the Burkholderiales bacterium genome contains the following:
- a CDS encoding IS630 family transposase, whose product LIAKIDCFVQQYNKHCKPFIWTATADSIIQKLERLCRRINGTAH is encoded by the coding sequence ACCTGATCGCGAAGATTGATTGCTTCGTGCAGCAATACAACAAACACTGCAAGCCATTCATATGGACCGCCACCGCCGACTCGATCATCCAGAAACTGGAACGGCTTTGCAGGCGAATTAACGGGACGGCACACT